Proteins co-encoded in one Malus sylvestris chromosome 7, drMalSylv7.2, whole genome shotgun sequence genomic window:
- the LOC126628818 gene encoding protein ANTAGONIST OF LIKE HETEROCHROMATIN PROTEIN 1-like, with protein MDRRTFAILCDLLRQDGRVKTDGLVSVEEQVCMTLQILAHHTKNRSVGGRFYRSGETISRYFNSVLQGILRLQGILLKVPQPVPIDSTDPRWRCFKNCLGALDGTHIDVHVHEIDKPRYRTRNGRVTTNVLGVCSGDMQFIYVFPGWEGSASDSRVLHDAITRPNGFKVPTGYYYLVDGGYTNGEGFLAPYRGIPYHLSEWEGRTPSNKEEYFNMKHSKARNVIERCFGLLKGRWSILRSPSFYPIRTQDRIITACCLLHNLIRQEMFVDPLENLPIIQDGQNTEEGEYVGSVETSDQWTTKRNVIAQEMYNEWRAIRNQQPN; from the exons atggatagaaggacttttgccatattatgtgacttacttcgtcaagatgggagggtaaaaactgatggtttggtgtctgtagaggagcaggtgtgtatgactttacaaatactagcacatcatactaagaatcgtagtgttggtggtagattttataggtcgggagagactataagtaggtatttcaatagTGTATTGCAAGGAATTTTACGATTACAAGGTATCCTACTAAAAGTACCTCAGCCTGTGCCTATTGATTCTACAGATCCTAGGTGGCGATGTTTTAAg aattgcttgggagctttagatggaacacacattgatgtgcatgtacatgaaattgacaaaccaagataCCGAACAAGAAATGGTCGAGTCAcaactaatgtgttaggtgtgtgttcaggagatatgcagttcatatatgtgtttccggggtgggaaggttccgcatcagactctagagtgctacatgatgcaattactaggcctaatggttttaaggtaccaACGG gttattattaccttgtagatggtggttatacaaatggtgaaggattccttgcaccctatagaggaataccttatcatttatctgaatgggagggacgaacaccttctaataaggaagaatattttaacatgaagcattctaaggcaaggaatgtaattgaacgctgttttggcttgctaaaaggaaggtggtcgatactaagaagtccatctttctatccgataaggacacaagatcgaataattaccgcttgttgcctactacacaatcttattaGGCAAGAGATGTTTGTAGATCCACTGGAGAATTTGCCAATAATACaagatggacaaaatacagaagaaggtgaatatgttggtagtgTTGAAACATCTGACCAGTGGACTACAAAGAGGAATGTCATTGCTCAGGAAATGTATAAtgagtggagagcaattaggaaccagcaaccgaactag